The following are encoded in a window of bacterium genomic DNA:
- the rplL gene encoding 50S ribosomal protein L7/L12: MVELTKEQVVEFIENMSVKDLSTMVKELEERFGVSAAAFAPAAVAGVPAGEAAEAAAEKTEFDVLLKSFGEKKIHVIKAIRSLINLGLKESKELVESAPAKVKEGLSKEDAEEFKKVIEEAGGTVEIQ, from the coding sequence ATGGTAGAGCTAACGAAGGAGCAGGTGGTCGAATTCATAGAGAACATGTCCGTGAAGGACCTTTCGACCATGGTCAAGGAGCTTGAGGAGCGATTTGGAGTTTCGGCCGCAGCGTTCGCACCCGCGGCTGTGGCAGGAGTGCCGGCGGGTGAGGCGGCTGAGGCCGCCGCGGAGAAGACCGAGTTTGACGTGCTTTTGAAGTCGTTTGGCGAGAAGAAGATACACGTGATCAAGGCGATTCGCAGCCTGATCAATCTGGGGTTGAAGGAGAGCAAGGAGCTTGTCGAATCGGCACCGGCAAAGGTGAAGGAGGGCCTCAGCAAGGAAGATGCAGAGGAGTTCAAGAAGGTCATCGAGGAAGCGGGCGGTACCGTCGAGATCCAGTAA
- the rplJ gene encoding 50S ribosomal protein L10: MVRGLEYKRAVVKDLSGRFSTAEAVVLVDFSGVSVSEITELRNKARDANVDYIVAKNNLIRRAITGTPLECLDSDLVGQTALGIGYDGSLVALKILTDAAKGLEGLKIKAGFVDGEYASGEEVTAIAKLPSKPQLVGRLASVLQAPISKLVFVLNGPVTGLVRTLQAIKEKKEGRPSSASE, from the coding sequence ATGGTTCGAGGATTGGAATACAAGCGGGCAGTTGTGAAAGACCTGTCTGGCCGGTTTTCTACCGCGGAGGCGGTTGTGCTTGTTGACTTTTCGGGTGTTTCGGTGTCCGAGATAACCGAGCTTCGGAACAAGGCGCGGGATGCGAATGTAGATTACATTGTTGCCAAGAACAACCTGATCAGGCGTGCGATAACGGGCACACCGTTGGAGTGTTTGGACTCTGATCTGGTGGGGCAGACAGCGTTAGGGATTGGATATGATGGGTCCTTAGTGGCGTTGAAAATTCTCACGGACGCTGCAAAGGGGCTTGAAGGCCTTAAGATAAAAGCTGGTTTCGTGGATGGCGAGTATGCCTCAGGGGAGGAGGTAACGGCGATAGCCAAGTTGCCGAGCAAACCGCAGTTGGTTGGGAGGTTGGCTAGTGTATTGCAGGCACCGATTTCAAAGCTGGTTTTTGTCCTGAATGGGCCGGTCACCGGGCTTGTCAGAACATTGCAGGCGATCAAAGAGAAAAAAGAGGGCAGGCCGTCGAGCGCCTCGGAGTGA
- the rplA gene encoding 50S ribosomal protein L1, with translation MTRRGKMYLEASAKIDSEMYYTLEQAIEMACELSFTKFNETLDLAGRLGVDPRHADQMVRGTVNLPHGTGKEVRVLVFAKGEKEKEAEAAGADFVGGDELITKIQGGWLEFDAVVATPDMMSKVGKLGRILGPRRLMPSPKTGTVTFEVARAVEELKAGKIEFKVDRTSNIHVPFGKRDFGKVLLVENARAFLESLIRAKPVASKGRYLKSLTVSTTMGPGIKIDPVQTAASLKG, from the coding sequence ATGACGAGACGGGGCAAGATGTATTTGGAGGCGTCGGCCAAGATCGATAGCGAGATGTATTACACTCTGGAGCAGGCAATAGAGATGGCTTGTGAGTTGTCGTTCACGAAGTTCAACGAGACGTTGGACTTGGCAGGGCGACTTGGTGTCGATCCGCGGCATGCTGATCAGATGGTTCGGGGCACGGTGAATCTTCCGCATGGCACGGGTAAGGAGGTCCGCGTGCTGGTTTTTGCGAAGGGTGAAAAGGAGAAAGAGGCTGAGGCGGCCGGTGCTGATTTCGTTGGCGGGGATGAGTTGATCACGAAGATACAGGGCGGTTGGCTGGAGTTTGACGCGGTTGTTGCAACGCCAGATATGATGTCGAAGGTTGGCAAGCTTGGGCGCATTCTTGGCCCCAGGCGGTTAATGCCTTCGCCTAAGACTGGGACGGTAACGTTTGAGGTCGCGAGGGCTGTCGAGGAGCTTAAAGCTGGCAAGATTGAGTTCAAGGTTGACCGGACGTCGAACATCCATGTGCCGTTTGGGAAGCGGGATTTTGGGAAGGTTCTTTTGGTTGAGAACGCAAGGGCGTTTCTTGAGAGTCTGATCAGGGCCAAGCCGGTTGCGAGCAAAGGTCGCTACCTGAAGAGCCTGACGGTATCGACAACGATGGGTCCGGGGATAAAGATTGACCCGGTGCAAACAGCTGCATCACTGAAGGGCTAG
- the rplK gene encoding 50S ribosomal protein L11 has protein sequence MAKEVIARLKLQIEGGAATPAPPVGTALGQYRVAPVEFCKQFNERTKDQKGLIIPAVITIYKDRSFSFVTKNPPAGFLLKRAVGLAKGSAEPNKTKVGRITRAQLEEVARQKMPDLNAIDIDGAVKILSGTARSMGIEVED, from the coding sequence TTGGCTAAAGAGGTTATCGCGAGGTTGAAGCTGCAGATAGAGGGTGGTGCGGCGACACCTGCTCCCCCCGTGGGGACCGCACTTGGTCAGTATCGGGTTGCGCCCGTGGAGTTTTGCAAGCAGTTCAATGAGCGGACGAAGGATCAGAAAGGTTTGATAATACCGGCTGTGATTACCATATATAAGGACCGGTCGTTTTCGTTCGTGACTAAGAATCCGCCGGCTGGTTTTCTCTTAAAGCGAGCGGTTGGTCTTGCGAAAGGCTCCGCGGAGCCGAACAAGACGAAGGTTGGTCGTATAACTCGTGCGCAGCTCGAGGAAGTGGCCCGACAGAAAATGCCAGACCTCAATGCGATAGACATTGATGGTGCGGTGAAGATACTCAGCGGGACAGCCAGGAGCATGGGCATCGAGGTCGAGGATTAG
- the nusG gene encoding transcription termination/antitermination protein NusG, whose product MTSGNEGEEGREVQPEEIAASASSQEEAAVGEATSDESGAEEEDSRFHWYAVHTYSGYEKSVSKAISFLSETHKELKGKIARIYVPTEQVKTRRLDGREMRRERALFPGYVFLRMELTRDVVNVCTAAPKVIGFVKSGDDELQMFTDEEITAIEEGKKQRQRAGVREVPFAVGDRVKIVEGLFAPFSGDVEDVSGDKKRLKVTVGIFGRPIPVELSFDQVELAGEED is encoded by the coding sequence TTGACATCAGGAAACGAGGGCGAGGAGGGTCGCGAGGTTCAGCCAGAGGAGATCGCTGCATCCGCCTCTTCTCAGGAAGAGGCTGCGGTGGGCGAGGCGACCTCGGATGAGTCTGGCGCGGAGGAAGAGGACAGCCGGTTCCACTGGTATGCGGTTCACACGTATTCCGGCTACGAGAAGTCAGTCAGCAAGGCCATATCTTTTTTGAGCGAGACGCACAAGGAGCTTAAGGGCAAGATAGCCCGTATTTACGTTCCGACGGAACAGGTTAAAACGAGGCGCCTTGATGGACGCGAGATGAGGCGAGAGCGTGCCCTTTTCCCCGGATATGTGTTCTTGCGGATGGAGCTTACTCGGGATGTAGTTAATGTCTGCACCGCAGCGCCGAAAGTAATTGGTTTCGTCAAGTCTGGCGACGATGAGTTGCAGATGTTTACGGACGAGGAGATAACGGCGATCGAGGAGGGCAAGAAGCAGAGACAGCGCGCGGGCGTGAGGGAGGTTCCTTTCGCGGTTGGGGACCGCGTTAAGATAGTCGAGGGCTTGTTTGCGCCTTTTTCAGGAGACGTTGAGGATGTGTCGGGTGACAAGAAGCGGTTGAAGGTAACGGTGGGGATATTTGGACGCCCGATTCCTGTTGAGCTTTCTTTTGATCAGGTTGAGCTTGCGGGTGAGGAGGATTAG
- the secE gene encoding preprotein translocase subunit SecE, whose product MNKLITFLRDVRLELKRVTWPNKDQIMSATVVVIVATLIVSAYLGVVDKLFSVLLHFALK is encoded by the coding sequence ATGAACAAGCTCATAACGTTCCTTCGGGATGTTCGGCTTGAACTAAAGCGAGTAACGTGGCCGAACAAGGATCAGATAATGTCAGCGACGGTGGTTGTGATCGTGGCGACGCTGATTGTGTCGGCGTATCTCGGTGTGGTGGACAAGTTGTTCTCTGTGCTACTGCATTTCGCGTTGAAGTAG
- the rpmG gene encoding 50S ribosomal protein L33, with amino-acid sequence MAKKAKKQREIVTLGCVDCKRRNYTTTRNKRKHQDKLELSKYCRFCRKHTSHKEVR; translated from the coding sequence GTGGCCAAGAAGGCTAAGAAGCAGCGAGAGATAGTCACGCTCGGCTGTGTGGACTGCAAGCGCCGGAACTACACTACCACGCGGAATAAGCGTAAGCACCAGGATAAGTTAGAGCTGAGCAAGTATTGCAGGTTTTGCAGGAAACATACCTCTCACAAAGAGGTCAGATAG